One Desulforhopalus sp. DNA segment encodes these proteins:
- the tpx gene encoding thiol peroxidase codes for MAKITLKGNEIATIGNLPPVGSQAPEFSLVKTDLGTATLKEYQGKTIILNIFPSIDTGVCAASTRRFNSEAGNRKNTVVLCVSADLPFAHKRFCETEGLQNVVPVSVFRSADFGKNYGQTITTGVLAGLLARAVVVIGSDGKVKYTEQVPEIGQEPNYQAALDSI; via the coding sequence ATGGCAAAGATCACCCTGAAGGGCAATGAAATAGCAACTATCGGCAATCTTCCCCCGGTCGGTTCACAGGCCCCCGAATTCAGTCTGGTAAAGACCGATCTCGGAACCGCCACACTCAAGGAGTATCAAGGCAAGACGATCATTTTGAACATCTTTCCTTCCATAGATACCGGAGTTTGCGCCGCCTCTACCCGCCGTTTCAACAGCGAGGCGGGGAACCGGAAGAATACCGTGGTTTTGTGCGTGTCCGCCGATCTGCCCTTCGCCCATAAACGCTTCTGCGAGACCGAAGGATTACAAAATGTCGTACCCGTGTCGGTATTCCGGTCTGCCGATTTCGGCAAGAACTACGGGCAGACCATCACTACCGGGGTACTGGCCGGGCTGCTCGCCAGGGCGGTTGTGGTCATTGGCTCGGATGGCAAGGTAAAGTACACCGAGCAGGTTCCGGAAATCGGCCAGGAGCCGAATTACCAGGCCGCCCTCGATAGCATCTAG
- a CDS encoding deoxyguanosinetriphosphate triphosphohydrolase has product MSFIPVVGKSIKKQLEDREEQILSPFAALNKNSSGRHLEEEEVMSDIRLPFQRDRDRITHSKTFRRLKHKTQVFLSPTGDHYRTRLTHVLEVSQIARTIASALCLNEPLTEAIALGHDLGHTPFGHAGEATLNELHPGGFRHYVHSLRVVDFLENDGKGLNLTFEVRNGIVRHSKGRADILPNDKSEIAVTLEGQVVRLADIIAYVNHDLDDALRAGILKEADLPAKIKKAVGERHSRRIGSMVRDLIVETLAAGDGNLHISPKMLEAITELRGFLYDNVYTYYKVHNEFVKAQRIISDLYTYFLEKGIVRLKGDHWEECVDKENWADEKEAHRRVCDYIAGMTDRYALSIYKHIFLPEPWSVK; this is encoded by the coding sequence ATGTCGTTTATACCTGTTGTCGGCAAATCGATCAAAAAGCAACTGGAGGATCGGGAAGAGCAAATCCTGTCACCTTTTGCGGCACTGAATAAGAACTCCTCCGGCCGCCACCTTGAGGAAGAGGAGGTCATGTCCGATATCCGCCTGCCGTTTCAGCGGGATCGTGATCGCATTACCCACTCCAAAACCTTCCGCCGTCTTAAGCATAAAACCCAGGTCTTCCTTTCGCCGACCGGCGACCATTACCGTACCCGTTTAACCCATGTTCTTGAGGTCTCACAGATTGCCAGGACTATCGCCTCGGCCCTCTGTCTCAATGAACCACTGACCGAGGCCATCGCCCTGGGCCATGATCTCGGCCATACCCCCTTCGGTCATGCCGGAGAGGCGACCCTGAATGAGCTCCATCCCGGCGGTTTTCGCCATTATGTGCATAGCCTGCGGGTGGTCGATTTTCTCGAAAATGACGGCAAGGGCCTGAATCTGACCTTCGAGGTGCGCAACGGCATCGTTCGCCACTCCAAAGGGCGGGCGGATATCTTGCCAAACGACAAGTCGGAAATTGCCGTGACCCTGGAGGGCCAGGTTGTCAGGTTGGCGGATATCATCGCCTACGTCAATCATGACCTTGATGATGCATTGCGCGCCGGAATTTTGAAAGAGGCAGACCTGCCTGCAAAGATAAAAAAGGCGGTGGGCGAGCGTCATTCCCGGCGGATTGGCTCAATGGTGCGGGATTTGATTGTCGAGACTCTGGCCGCGGGAGACGGTAATCTGCATATCAGCCCGAAGATGCTTGAGGCGATCACCGAGCTTCGCGGCTTTTTGTACGACAACGTCTACACCTATTACAAGGTGCATAACGAATTCGTCAAAGCCCAGAGGATAATCTCCGATCTGTATACTTATTTTCTCGAAAAAGGCATTGTTCGCCTGAAAGGTGACCACTGGGAGGAATGTGTCGATAAGGAAAACTGGGCAGATGAAAAAGAGGCGCACCGCCGGGTGTGTGATTACATCGCCGGAATGACCGACCGGTATGCCTTATCCATTTACAAGCACATCTTTCTTCCTGAACCCTGGAGCGTGAAATGA